In one Corallococcus sp. EGB genomic region, the following are encoded:
- a CDS encoding efflux RND transporter periplasmic adaptor subunit — MSPRFTLLACLFASGVGCQRTPPAEGEPPLPRVRVAPVAPGQAVRGLRVAGLLAAPPGREVRLSPPAPGRLSLLRVAEGDRVRAGEVLAQVDTVNATADLQQAEASLREATSALEAAKEKRARTDILAARGVAARQDAEQDRNAEDSARAAEARARSALELARSGLGRTSLRAPFDGVVTAIGVRQGEMVEGANPPVVQVSATDPLELRAFVTQQEVLAVQPGQRATLTVDGLEGTREGEVVAVSPSVDPQSGNVLLRLRFANPSGALRLGATARAYVVVASLGSALAVPASALLPQEDGGVAVARLGDGRVHRVPVQVVSEDDSGAIIQGPLAVGEPVVVEGGYSLPDDAGVEVLR; from the coding sequence ATGAGCCCTAGATTCACGCTGCTCGCCTGCCTCTTCGCTTCCGGCGTGGGGTGCCAGCGGACGCCGCCCGCGGAAGGCGAGCCGCCCCTCCCGCGCGTCCGCGTCGCCCCCGTGGCTCCGGGGCAGGCCGTGCGCGGCCTTCGCGTCGCGGGCCTGCTGGCGGCCCCGCCCGGGCGCGAGGTCCGGCTCTCACCGCCCGCGCCCGGCCGGCTGTCGCTGCTGCGCGTGGCGGAAGGAGACCGGGTGCGAGCGGGCGAGGTCCTGGCCCAGGTGGACACGGTCAACGCCACCGCCGACCTCCAGCAGGCGGAGGCCTCCCTGCGCGAAGCCACCTCGGCGCTCGAGGCCGCGAAGGAGAAGCGTGCGCGCACGGACATCCTGGCCGCGCGCGGAGTCGCGGCGCGGCAGGACGCGGAGCAGGACCGGAACGCGGAGGACTCCGCCCGCGCCGCCGAGGCTCGGGCCCGGAGCGCCCTGGAGCTGGCGCGGAGCGGCCTGGGGCGCACCTCGTTGCGGGCCCCCTTCGATGGAGTCGTGACGGCCATCGGGGTGCGGCAGGGGGAGATGGTGGAGGGCGCGAACCCCCCCGTGGTCCAGGTCTCGGCGACGGATCCGCTGGAGCTGCGCGCGTTCGTTACCCAGCAGGAGGTCTTGGCGGTCCAACCCGGTCAACGCGCGACGCTCACCGTCGACGGGCTGGAGGGGACCCGCGAGGGCGAGGTCGTCGCGGTGTCCCCTTCCGTGGATCCGCAGAGCGGCAACGTGCTGCTCCGCCTGCGCTTCGCCAACCCGAGCGGGGCGCTGCGCCTGGGCGCGACCGCGCGAGCCTACGTGGTCGTGGCGTCGCTGGGCAGCGCCCTGGCCGTGCCGGCATCGGCGCTCCTGCCCCAGGAGGATGGGGGCGTCGCGGTCGCGCGGCTCGGGGACGGGCGGGTCCACCGGGTGCCGGTCCAGGTCGTCTCCGAGGACGATAGCGGGGCCATCATCCAGGGGCCGCTCGCGGTGGGCGAGCCCGTCGTCGTGGAAGGGGGGTACTCCCTGCCGGACGACGCCGGCGTGGAGGTCCTGCGGTGA
- a CDS encoding sigma-70 family RNA polymerase sigma factor: MDAQARGAVGQAAREHERFLWGLCYRMTGVAADADDLVQEVFARALATPPERLDLLRPWLTRVAVNLARDHLRRRRREGYVGPWLPSPVETGDEEVPPSVEARLPGGGSTEGRYELLESVSFAFLLALEALSPKQRAVLLLRDVFDYSVLEVAEALRMSEANVKVVHHRARAVMATYDQARCVPTRDVQARTRAALEAFLGALVMGDVAAAEALLASDVHALSDGGGKVRAAQVPIVGPQRVILFIRRLMEMRGPPVAWEARMLNGLPAVVAVYPPGADPLLALNMVIRVDVDASGRIHALHSVLEDRKLTGVRMPVPE, from the coding sequence ATGGATGCACAGGCGCGAGGCGCAGTGGGGCAGGCGGCGCGTGAGCATGAGCGCTTCCTCTGGGGACTCTGCTACCGGATGACGGGCGTGGCCGCGGACGCGGACGACCTGGTCCAGGAGGTCTTTGCTCGCGCGCTCGCGACTCCGCCGGAGCGACTGGACTTGCTGCGACCCTGGTTGACCCGCGTGGCCGTGAACCTGGCTCGGGACCACCTGCGTCGGCGGCGCCGTGAAGGCTACGTCGGACCTTGGCTTCCCTCTCCCGTGGAGACCGGCGACGAGGAGGTCCCACCGTCAGTGGAGGCGAGGCTTCCCGGGGGCGGTTCGACCGAGGGCCGCTACGAGCTGCTGGAGAGCGTGTCCTTCGCCTTCCTCCTGGCGCTGGAAGCCCTGTCGCCCAAGCAGCGGGCGGTGCTGCTGCTGCGCGATGTCTTTGATTACTCGGTGCTGGAAGTGGCCGAGGCGCTGCGCATGTCCGAAGCGAACGTGAAGGTGGTGCACCACCGCGCCCGCGCGGTCATGGCCACGTATGACCAGGCACGCTGTGTCCCCACGCGCGACGTGCAGGCTCGCACACGGGCCGCGCTGGAGGCCTTCCTGGGCGCGCTGGTGATGGGAGACGTGGCCGCCGCGGAGGCTCTGCTGGCCTCGGATGTGCACGCCCTCTCGGATGGAGGCGGCAAGGTGCGCGCGGCCCAGGTGCCCATCGTGGGCCCACAGCGCGTCATCCTCTTCATTCGCCGGCTGATGGAGATGCGGGGCCCGCCAGTGGCGTGGGAGGCACGGATGCTCAATGGCCTGCCCGCCGTGGTGGCGGTCTACCCTCCAGGAGCGGATCCGCTGTTGGCCTTGAACATGGTGATTCGCGTGGACGTAGACGCGAGCGGACGCATCCATGCGCTGCATTCCGTGCTGGAGGACCGGAAGCTCACCGGGGTGCGCATGCCCGTGCCGGAATGA
- a CDS encoding TolC family protein: MLLLYGGTALGEPLTLRLALLEASSQAPALAQARAQEAVARGDEEVARTFSPLTLSLGGGGNDPRWAVGLVQKLPAPGARAARVLAAEWTTRGAADERRASEAAVRADARRAYFSCVRAHQLLETSARALALARESEAAAVLLFDTGAAPELDLLQARIARGSAEVQWLTRQGELAAATAALALLLGRPPGAALELVDAPPPALPSLEAVLARSAQSPAAEARQADVAAAEASLRASRREQWPAPTVGVSVEADGPGGSRAYLRGALDLDLFLPGRGRGETVRAAASLELAHARQNEERRSRWSDLVSSHARLSAALAGLARYSEEILPAVEKTEGMALESYRVGRSPRVALNAALQTATEMRTQAIEAAFAAQSAFADLELAAGMPLDEP; encoded by the coding sequence TTGCTGCTGCTGTATGGCGGCACCGCGCTGGGGGAGCCGCTCACCCTGCGACTGGCGCTCCTCGAAGCCAGCAGTCAGGCTCCGGCGCTCGCACAGGCCCGGGCGCAGGAAGCCGTGGCCCGAGGGGACGAGGAGGTCGCCCGGACCTTCTCTCCGCTGACCCTGTCCCTGGGGGGAGGGGGAAATGATCCCCGGTGGGCCGTGGGACTGGTCCAGAAGCTTCCGGCCCCGGGCGCCCGGGCCGCCCGTGTGCTCGCCGCGGAGTGGACGACCCGCGGCGCCGCTGACGAGCGCCGCGCGAGCGAGGCCGCGGTCCGGGCGGATGCGCGGCGTGCCTACTTCTCATGCGTGCGCGCCCACCAGCTCCTGGAGACCTCCGCGCGCGCACTGGCGCTCGCGCGCGAGTCGGAGGCCGCCGCGGTGCTGCTCTTCGACACCGGCGCGGCCCCGGAGCTGGACCTGCTCCAGGCCCGCATCGCGCGAGGCTCCGCCGAAGTCCAATGGCTGACCCGCCAGGGTGAGCTCGCCGCCGCCACGGCGGCGCTGGCCCTGCTGCTGGGCCGGCCCCCGGGTGCGGCGCTGGAGCTGGTGGACGCCCCTCCGCCCGCGCTGCCTTCACTGGAAGCCGTGCTGGCCCGAAGCGCGCAATCCCCCGCCGCCGAGGCGCGTCAGGCGGACGTGGCGGCGGCCGAGGCCTCCCTGCGAGCGTCACGGCGGGAGCAGTGGCCCGCGCCCACGGTGGGGGTCTCCGTGGAAGCGGATGGTCCTGGGGGCAGCAGAGCGTATCTTCGCGGCGCGCTCGACCTGGACCTCTTCCTCCCTGGCCGGGGACGCGGAGAGACGGTCCGCGCCGCGGCCTCGCTGGAGCTCGCGCACGCCCGCCAGAACGAGGAGCGGCGTTCCCGGTGGTCGGACCTCGTCTCCAGCCATGCGCGCCTGTCCGCCGCGCTGGCGGGACTCGCGCGCTACTCGGAGGAGATCCTCCCCGCCGTGGAGAAGACGGAGGGCATGGCCCTGGAGTCCTATCGCGTGGGCCGCAGTCCCCGGGTGGCGCTCAACGCCGCGCTCCAGACGGCCACGGAGATGCGGACGCAGGCCATCGAGGCCGCCTTCGCCGCCCAGTCCGCCTTCGCGGACCTCGAACTCGCCGCCGGGATGCCCCTCGATGAGCCCTAG
- a CDS encoding Lrp/AsnC family transcriptional regulator produces MATLDRIDRAILEALQDNAWLSNKELAAQVGLAPSSCLARVKRLETDGGIRSYRADLDPRALGSGLQALIAVQLRLHVGEAFGSIGDHLRSLPETVAVYCLGGTTDFLVHVACRDTEHLRVLTIQSFTSRPEVSRIETSLVFSFARSGLPVDRGA; encoded by the coding sequence ATGGCCACACTCGACCGAATTGATCGCGCGATTCTGGAGGCCCTCCAGGACAATGCATGGCTGTCCAACAAGGAATTGGCCGCGCAGGTGGGGCTGGCCCCATCTTCGTGCCTCGCGCGGGTGAAGCGGCTGGAGACGGACGGGGGCATCCGGTCCTACCGCGCGGACCTGGATCCGCGCGCGCTGGGGTCGGGCCTCCAGGCGCTCATCGCCGTGCAGCTCCGGCTCCACGTGGGCGAGGCCTTCGGCAGCATCGGGGACCACCTGCGCTCGCTGCCGGAGACGGTGGCGGTCTACTGCCTGGGGGGCACGACGGACTTCCTGGTGCACGTCGCGTGTCGGGACACCGAGCACCTGCGCGTGCTCACCATCCAGTCCTTCACCAGCCGTCCGGAGGTGAGCCGCATCGAGACGTCGCTGGTGTTCTCCTTCGCGCGCTCGGGGCTGCCGGTGGACCGGGGCGCCTGA
- a CDS encoding NAD(P)/FAD-dependent oxidoreductase, producing MQAMKVAVVGGGLGGLTTAALLARGGCEVTLYERSKHLGGRARTTEVAGFRFNLGPHALYRAGAALRVLERLGVKPTGGVPAQTGSHALVAGRLHTLPRGAVTLMTTDVLSLAGKLEVARVLAGLARIDTQTLGALSMREWLETRLTRKDSRALIAALIRVSTYCADLEVLSAGAALKQLQLAIAANVLYVDGGWSTLVDAVERVGREAGARLELSARVDAVVLQEGSERVEGVRLVGGAVRGADAVVLAGSPADVAALLPGDAVLAREAREAVPVQAATLELGLSALPRPEALFALGLDGPWYASVHSAAAKLAPGGGRWCTWRSTWVGRTRRRASRSWKP from the coding sequence ATGCAGGCGATGAAGGTGGCCGTGGTGGGCGGCGGGCTGGGTGGCCTCACGACGGCGGCGTTGCTCGCGCGAGGCGGCTGCGAGGTGACGCTGTACGAGCGCTCGAAACACCTGGGCGGGCGGGCGCGGACGACGGAGGTGGCGGGCTTCCGCTTCAACCTGGGCCCGCATGCCCTGTACCGGGCGGGGGCGGCGCTGCGGGTGCTGGAGCGGCTGGGGGTGAAGCCCACGGGAGGCGTCCCGGCGCAGACGGGGTCCCATGCGCTCGTCGCGGGCCGGCTGCACACGCTGCCCCGAGGCGCCGTGACGCTGATGACGACGGACGTGCTGTCGCTCGCGGGGAAGCTGGAGGTGGCGAGGGTGCTGGCGGGGCTGGCCCGGATTGACACGCAGACCCTGGGGGCGCTGTCGATGCGCGAGTGGTTGGAGACGCGCCTGACGCGAAAGGACAGCCGGGCGCTCATCGCGGCGCTGATCCGCGTGTCCACCTACTGCGCGGACCTGGAAGTGCTCAGCGCGGGAGCGGCGCTGAAGCAGCTCCAGTTGGCGATCGCCGCGAACGTTCTGTACGTGGACGGAGGTTGGAGCACCCTCGTGGACGCGGTGGAGCGCGTGGGGCGCGAGGCCGGTGCGCGGCTCGAGTTGTCCGCGAGGGTGGATGCCGTCGTCCTCCAGGAGGGGAGCGAGCGGGTCGAAGGCGTGCGGCTCGTGGGCGGCGCGGTGCGGGGGGCGGACGCGGTGGTGTTGGCGGGGAGCCCCGCGGACGTGGCGGCGCTCCTGCCGGGAGACGCGGTGCTCGCGCGAGAGGCGCGGGAGGCGGTGCCCGTCCAGGCTGCGACGCTGGAGCTGGGGTTGTCCGCGCTGCCGAGGCCGGAGGCATTGTTCGCGTTGGGGCTGGACGGGCCCTGGTACGCGTCGGTGCATTCGGCTGCCGCGAAGCTTGCCCCGGGAGGGGGGCGATGGTGCACGTGGCGAAGTACCTGGGTGGGGCGGACACGGAGGCGAGCGAGTCGGAGCTGGAAGCCGTGA
- a CDS encoding efflux RND transporter permease subunit, with amino-acid sequence MTWLTLLRRNAPGVVVLLAALTLAGVLGASRLPGGLYPEVTFPRIVVTATLNGASAQTLRLSVTGPVEEALSTVIGVRQVRSRTIRAAAEISLWFDSHTDMERALGLVNARLAEVQNALPPGAALSAERLTPSSFPIQTLAVTGTADSARLREFALRTLRPGLAGLAGVGRVDVVGGDVRELDIAVDAQRLEQARLDLPTIATQVGSALMLEPAGRVDVHYQQALVVVRGPLESLDKLAALVVGGTPEAPVRLGDVARIQEGHADRLSMTYANGRPAVLVNVGRRPGADAVTLARDIQAELDRVRAGLPPGIDVGLSYDQAGLIARSVAHVRDEVILGGLLTLAVVGLFLRSWRAMTAAAVVLPATLAMTFGVLWLTGGTLNLMSLGGLAVAIGLVVDDAVVVVEAVYRRVAAGTERWAATADALREIAWPVTNSTLTTVVVFAPLSLLPGVSGQFFSALAFTLCTAVLLSLVLAVTLTPLLCGWLLVPPGGHPAPEPVIPGFMLTQWRARPGVLVAGVALLTGLLAMLDRSVGTGFLPELDEGAFVVDYFTPTGTSVAEADRLGRALEAVVAEIPEVVGTSRRLGAELGPPTATESSRGDLTVSLSPRRTRQGPDIIEETRTRAEAALPGVRLEFVELLQDVLSDLEGAPDPVEVKLLGQDVQVLRDFAPRVAERLQDIPGLADLFDGVTGCIPETHLDVDLVTAGGLGFTARDVSAQVRTALSGEVVGTIPREGWLVDVRVRLRDADRMEPQVLQHLRLRTAAGQLVPLTQVARVRQECQPAALLSDNLRPLVAVTGRLEGRDLGSVTAEVEARLATLKPPVGVEVRLGGQRESQRESFQALVLVLALATLGVFLVLTFHFRGVVLPLLILGSVPVALAAGIACLRLTGTPLNVSSLMGCILLVGLVVKNGILLLDRAEVGRAEGLTAAEAVGHAAAVRLRPILMTTLATLLGLAPLALGLGEGGELQRPLAVTVLGGLALSTLTVLVGLPAAYVLVRRHTASAKS; translated from the coding sequence GTGACGTGGCTGACGCTGCTGCGGCGCAACGCGCCCGGGGTCGTGGTGCTGCTGGCGGCGCTGACGCTTGCGGGGGTGCTCGGCGCGAGCCGCCTGCCCGGGGGGCTCTACCCGGAGGTGACCTTCCCGCGAATCGTCGTCACCGCGACGCTGAATGGCGCCAGCGCGCAGACCCTCCGGTTGTCCGTGACCGGCCCGGTGGAGGAAGCGCTGTCCACCGTCATCGGCGTGCGGCAGGTGCGCTCCCGGACCATCCGCGCGGCCGCGGAGATATCCCTCTGGTTCGACTCGCACACGGACATGGAGCGGGCCTTGGGGCTCGTCAATGCCCGGCTCGCGGAGGTGCAGAACGCGCTGCCCCCGGGCGCGGCGCTCTCCGCCGAGCGGCTCACCCCGTCGTCCTTTCCCATCCAGACCCTCGCCGTCACCGGGACGGCGGACTCCGCCCGGCTGCGCGAGTTCGCCCTGCGGACGCTGCGTCCGGGCCTGGCGGGACTCGCGGGAGTGGGGCGCGTGGACGTGGTTGGCGGCGACGTGCGCGAGCTTGACATCGCCGTGGACGCACAGCGGCTGGAGCAGGCGAGGCTGGACCTGCCCACGATCGCCACCCAGGTGGGCAGCGCGCTCATGCTCGAACCGGCGGGCCGGGTGGACGTGCACTACCAGCAGGCGCTGGTGGTGGTGAGGGGGCCGCTGGAGTCGCTGGACAAGTTGGCGGCGCTCGTCGTGGGCGGCACACCCGAGGCGCCCGTGCGGCTGGGCGATGTCGCGCGGATCCAGGAGGGACACGCGGACCGGCTCTCCATGACGTACGCGAACGGCCGGCCCGCGGTGCTCGTCAACGTGGGCCGGCGGCCCGGGGCGGACGCCGTCACCCTGGCGCGGGACATCCAGGCGGAGCTCGACCGGGTGCGGGCGGGACTGCCGCCGGGCATCGACGTCGGGCTCTCCTATGATCAGGCCGGGCTCATCGCCCGGTCCGTGGCCCACGTGCGGGACGAGGTCATCCTCGGTGGGTTGCTCACGCTCGCGGTCGTGGGCCTCTTCCTTCGCTCCTGGCGGGCGATGACGGCCGCGGCGGTGGTGCTCCCGGCCACGCTGGCGATGACGTTTGGCGTGCTCTGGCTCACGGGTGGGACGCTCAACCTGATGTCGCTGGGAGGGCTGGCGGTGGCCATCGGGTTGGTGGTGGACGACGCCGTGGTCGTGGTGGAGGCGGTGTACCGCCGGGTGGCTGCGGGGACCGAGCGGTGGGCGGCGACCGCGGACGCGCTCCGGGAGATCGCCTGGCCCGTCACCAACTCCACGCTCACCACGGTCGTGGTCTTCGCGCCGCTGTCGTTGCTGCCCGGCGTGTCCGGCCAGTTCTTCTCCGCGCTGGCGTTCACGCTGTGCACCGCCGTGTTGCTCTCCCTCGTGCTGGCCGTCACGCTGACGCCGCTGCTGTGCGGGTGGTTGCTCGTCCCGCCCGGCGGCCACCCCGCGCCCGAGCCGGTCATCCCGGGGTTCATGCTCACGCAGTGGCGTGCGCGGCCGGGAGTGCTGGTGGCCGGCGTGGCGCTCCTCACCGGCCTGTTGGCGATGTTGGACCGGAGCGTGGGGACGGGATTCCTGCCGGAGCTGGATGAGGGCGCGTTCGTCGTGGACTACTTCACGCCGACGGGCACCTCGGTCGCGGAGGCGGACCGGCTTGGGCGCGCGCTGGAGGCGGTGGTCGCGGAGATCCCCGAGGTCGTTGGCACCAGCCGGCGCCTGGGCGCGGAGCTGGGGCCGCCGACGGCCACCGAGTCCTCGCGGGGAGACCTGACCGTGTCGCTCTCCCCGCGGCGGACGCGCCAGGGGCCGGACATCATCGAGGAGACGCGCACGCGGGCCGAAGCCGCGCTTCCCGGCGTCCGGCTGGAGTTCGTCGAGCTGCTGCAGGACGTGCTCTCCGACCTGGAGGGCGCACCGGACCCTGTCGAGGTCAAGCTGCTGGGGCAGGACGTCCAGGTGCTGCGGGATTTCGCGCCCCGGGTCGCCGAGCGGCTGCAGGACATCCCGGGCCTGGCGGACCTGTTCGACGGCGTCACCGGGTGCATTCCGGAGACCCACCTGGATGTGGACCTGGTCACGGCGGGCGGTCTGGGCTTCACGGCGCGGGACGTGTCGGCGCAGGTCCGCACCGCGCTGTCGGGCGAGGTCGTCGGGACGATCCCCCGCGAGGGATGGCTGGTGGACGTGCGCGTGCGGCTGCGTGACGCCGACCGCATGGAGCCCCAGGTGCTCCAGCACCTGCGCCTGCGGACTGCCGCGGGGCAGCTGGTCCCGCTGACGCAGGTGGCGCGCGTGCGCCAGGAGTGCCAGCCCGCGGCGCTGCTTTCGGACAACCTGCGTCCGCTGGTGGCGGTGACGGGGCGGCTGGAGGGGCGGGACCTGGGCAGCGTCACCGCGGAGGTGGAGGCGCGGCTCGCCACGCTGAAGCCGCCGGTGGGGGTGGAGGTGCGGCTGGGCGGTCAGCGCGAGAGTCAGCGCGAGTCCTTCCAGGCCCTCGTGCTCGTGCTGGCGTTGGCCACGCTGGGGGTCTTCCTGGTCCTGACCTTCCACTTCCGCGGGGTCGTGCTCCCGCTGCTCATCCTGGGCTCGGTCCCCGTGGCGCTCGCGGCGGGCATCGCCTGTCTGCGCCTCACCGGCACGCCGCTCAACGTCTCCTCGTTGATGGGCTGCATCCTGCTCGTCGGGCTCGTCGTGAAGAACGGCATCCTCCTGCTCGACCGGGCGGAGGTGGGACGCGCCGAAGGGCTGACCGCCGCCGAGGCCGTGGGCCACGCCGCCGCCGTGCGCCTGCGCCCCATCCTCATGACGACGCTGGCGACGCTGCTGGGGCTCGCCCCTCTCGCGCTCGGGCTGGGCGAGGGCGGCGAGTTGCAGCGGCCACTGGCCGTCACCGTGCTGGGGGGCCTGGCCTTGTCCACGTTGACGGTGTTGGTGGGACTGCCGGCCGCGTACGTGCTGGTGCGCCGACACACGGCCTCCGCGAAGAGCTGA
- a CDS encoding AraC family transcriptional regulator, with translation MPALPHAVVDGPLSIQTFLFQELPGLRLVRYQTDGRLLRSVKERFSVMLTQRGHSEWWGRGRVHSSSPRTVDLKQMGEVHRDLRRDGPARFQVIAFDEPLVAEAREALGAPASARLRQLQLETSQPAAAAFVRLHAVVEPGLAGRPNALALQTALTEALSSLVGCLEHSGAWERRYRWPIQRVVEALHEAIPAGITLDALAHQVGWNRFHLCRAFREELGMPPHAYLTHLRVSRAQRLLTQGLAPAEVALQVGLCDQSQLNRHFKRIVGVTPGQFARAVQ, from the coding sequence GTGCCCGCGCTCCCTCACGCCGTCGTGGATGGCCCCCTGTCCATCCAGACCTTCCTGTTCCAGGAGCTGCCTGGCCTGCGGCTGGTGCGCTACCAGACCGACGGGCGGCTGCTGCGCTCCGTGAAGGAGCGTTTCTCCGTGATGCTGACGCAGCGGGGGCACTCGGAGTGGTGGGGGCGGGGCCGGGTCCATTCCTCCTCGCCCCGGACGGTCGACCTCAAGCAGATGGGGGAGGTGCACCGGGACCTTCGCCGCGACGGGCCCGCCCGGTTCCAGGTCATCGCCTTCGACGAGCCCCTGGTCGCCGAGGCCCGCGAAGCTCTGGGGGCGCCGGCCTCCGCCCGGCTTCGTCAGCTCCAACTCGAAACGTCGCAGCCCGCGGCGGCCGCCTTCGTGCGCCTCCACGCTGTGGTGGAGCCGGGCCTGGCGGGGCGCCCCAACGCCCTCGCGCTCCAGACGGCCCTGACCGAAGCCCTCTCCTCGCTGGTCGGATGCCTGGAGCATTCAGGCGCGTGGGAGCGGCGCTACCGCTGGCCCATCCAGCGCGTGGTGGAGGCCCTGCACGAAGCCATTCCGGCGGGCATCACCCTGGATGCGCTGGCCCATCAAGTGGGCTGGAACCGCTTCCACCTGTGCCGCGCCTTTCGCGAGGAGCTGGGCATGCCTCCCCACGCATACCTCACCCATCTGCGCGTCTCGCGGGCGCAGCGGCTGCTGACACAGGGACTGGCGCCCGCCGAGGTCGCCCTCCAGGTCGGGCTCTGTGATCAGAGTCAGCTCAACCGGCACTTCAAGCGCATCGTCGGCGTCACCCCGGGGCAGTTCGCGCGCGCCGTGCAGTGA
- a CDS encoding VOC family protein yields the protein MGWGRPYIAPMLDHTGIGVADVARSAAFYDAALGALGLRRAMQLPADTGADGIGYGREYPVFWIDRFHPHGVKQHTAFAATSRAQVDAFHAAAVAAGGTDNGRPGLRAEASGYPSGYYAAFVLDPDGNNIEAVFREGSR from the coding sequence ATGGGGTGGGGACGGCCATACATTGCCCCCATGCTCGACCACACAGGCATTGGCGTCGCGGACGTCGCTCGCTCGGCCGCATTCTACGACGCGGCCCTGGGGGCGCTCGGCCTCCGCCGGGCCATGCAGCTTCCCGCGGACACCGGGGCGGATGGCATTGGCTACGGCCGCGAGTACCCCGTCTTCTGGATCGACCGCTTCCATCCCCACGGTGTGAAGCAACACACGGCCTTCGCCGCCACGAGCCGCGCCCAGGTCGACGCCTTCCACGCGGCCGCGGTGGCGGCGGGTGGAACCGACAACGGGCGGCCCGGGCTGCGCGCGGAAGCCTCCGGCTATCCGTCCGGGTACTACGCCGCCTTCGTGTTGGATCCGGACGGCAACAACATCGAAGCGGTCTTCCGGGAAGGCTCCCGCTAG